Proteins encoded together in one Amblyomma americanum isolate KBUSLIRL-KWMA chromosome 1, ASM5285725v1, whole genome shotgun sequence window:
- the LOC144134466 gene encoding uncharacterized protein LOC144134466: protein MATPPKRPRMSVAQGLLLIELLEQHPPLARAASELSPEYPAARRGELWERIAAALNREGPAVKSAELWGTSGGRLSGRAGHVVQLVGPEQASPPHSLSPPRGHRASVGSVPGTSGLQREHRSAADDTNMSWAGASETTPLELLEEEQQHQHAEIASTQQPTALSTLPSFASPPSPPVPGRPVWRRRQRDEEVADLLRETRRTADLTEARNRRDAEFQARLLEHLNEAAADRRQLTATVADLAAAVRDTREQSVRLHEQLVVAVSFLLLMLHYQIHPPPH from the exons ATGGCGACCCCACCGAAGAGGCCACGCATGTCCGTCGCCCAGGGGCTGTTGCTGATCGAGCTTCTCGAGCAGCATCCGCCCTTGGCACGGGCTGCGTCAGAGCTCTCGCCCGAGTATCCGGCGGCTCGCAGGGGGGAGCTGTGGGAACGGATTGCCGCCGCACTGAATCGAGAGGGTCCGGCTGTGAAGTCGGCTGAGCTCTG GGGCACCAGTGGCGGCAGGCTATCGGGTAGGGCTGGCCACGTCGTGCAGCTGGTCGGGCCA GAGCAGGCCAGCCCACCTCATTCCCTCAGCCCACCTCGCGGCCACAGAGCTTCAGTGGGCAGCGTACCGGGTACCAGCGGCCTACAGAGGGAGCACCGCTCTGCAGCTG ATGACACCAATATGTCGTGGGCAGGGGCAAGTGAGACAACACCTCTTGAGCTGCTGGAGGAGGAGCAGCAACACCAGCATGCCGAGATAGCCA GCACCCAGCAGCCGACTGCTCTGTCCACACTGCCCTCATTTGCCTCACCGCCCTCACCACCAGTTCCGGGTCGTCCTGTGTGGCGGAGGAGGCAGCGGGACGAGGAGGTGGCTGATCTCCTTCGCGAGACACGGCGCACAGCGGACCTCACTGAGGCTCGCAACAGGAGGGATGCCGAATTTCAGGCACGCCTCCTGGAG CACCTCAACGAGGCTGCTGCCGACAGGCGGCAATTAACAGCCACTGTAGCAGACCTGGCGGCAGCAGTTCGGGACACCAGGGAGCAGTCTGTGCGCCTGCACGAGCAGCTCGTGGTGGCCGTCTCCTTCCTGTTGCTGATGCTCCACTACCAGATACATCCACCACCGCATTAA